Proteins encoded within one genomic window of Brassica rapa cultivar Chiifu-401-42 chromosome A09, CAAS_Brap_v3.01, whole genome shotgun sequence:
- the LOC103828821 gene encoding uncharacterized protein LOC103828821, which yields MGSEKHSARLLNTLKMERVRTILTHTYPYPHEHSRHAIIAVFLGCLFFISSDNMHTLIEKFSVKWWLMYACLLGFFYFFSSPFIGKTIRPNYSNFSRWYIAWILVAALYHLPNFQSMGLDLRMNLSLFLTIYISSIVFLVVFHIIFLALWYVGLVSRVAGRRPEILTILQNCTVLSMACCIFYSHCGNRAILRDKTPGRQHHSSLFSFWKREHRNNTWIAQFIRMNELKDQVCSSWFAPVGSASDYPLLSKWFIYGEIACNGSCPDSSSEISPIYSLWATFIGLYIANYVVERSTGWALTHPLSVEKCEKLKKEQMKPNFLDMVPWYSGTSADLFKTVFDLLVSVTVFVGRFDMRMLQAAMTKSCDETKREELLYDHLANKEDFWFDFMADTGDGGNSSYAVAKLLAQPNLEVVVDDEYRPLPRGDVLLIGGDLAYPNPSAFTYEKRLFCPFEYALQPPHWYKNDSIAVDKPELPEGVKELKDYDGPQCFLIPGNHDWFDGLNTFMRYICHKSWLGGWFMPQKKSYFALQLPEGWWVFGLDLALHGDIDVDQFKFFSELAKEKVKEDDAVIIITHEPSWLLDWYWSSDTGKNVRHLICDVLKHRCKLRMAGDLHHYMRHSCAQSDGPAHVQHLLVNGCGGAFLHPTHVFSKFSKFYGSSYVSKAAYPSFHDSSKIALGNILKFRKKNWQFDIIGGIIYFILVFSLFPQCKLAHILRGDSFSGHLESFLGTVWSAFVYVMEQSYVSFTGVLVLLISAIIFVPSKLSRKRRVMIGVLHVAAHLMAALILMLMLELGIEICVQHNLLANSGYHTLYQWYKSVESEHFPDPTGLRVRIEQWTFGLYPACIKYLMSAFDVPEVMAVTRNNICKEGMESLSRSGAVIYYASVFLYFWVFSTPVVSLVFGSYLYICINWLHIHFDEAFSSLRIANYKSFTRFHIKKNKDIEVFTLAVDKVPKDWTLDKDWDAEPKQSGVMSHKRKFPSKWCASSAQQDPVAAVKVVDHFVIYRSQNQNGEC from the exons ATGGGGTCTGAGAAGCATTCTGCTCGTTTGTTGAACACCCTCAAAATGGAGAGGGTCAGGACGATTCTAACCCACACTTACCCTTACCCCCATGAGCATTCACGTCATGCTATCATTGCTGTCTTTCTCggttgtttattctttatttcCTCGGATAACATGCACACCCTCATTGAAAAGTTTTCAGTCAAGTGGTGGTTAATGTATGCCTGCTTGCTCGGATTCTTCTACTTCTTTTCTTCTCCTTTTATTGGCAAGACTATCAGACCAAACTATTCAAACTTCAGTCGATG gtACATTGCCTGGATTTTAGTTGCAGCTTTGTATCACCTTCCTAATTTTCAGTCAATGGGCTTGGATTTGAGGATGAATTTGTCCTTATTTTTGACGATTTATATATCATCAATAGTCTTCCTTGTTGTCTTCCACATCATTTTTCTTGCCCTCTGGTATGTTGGTCTTGTTTCTCGCGTGGCTGGTAGACGCCCAGAGATCTTAACCATTCTTCAAAACTGCACC GTTCTTAGCATGGCTTGCTGTATCTTTTACAGCCATTGTGGTAACCGAGCTATTCTTAGGGACAAAACTCCTGGAAGACAGCATCATTCTAGCTTGTTTTCCTTCTGGAAAAGAGAACATCGGAACAATACCTGGATTGCACAATTCATTCGTATGAATGAGCTGAAAGACCAAGTGTGCTCGTCATGGTTTGCGCCAGTTGGATCCGCTAGTGATTATCCACTGTTGTCCAAATGGTTCATTTACGGAGAG ATTGCGTGTAATGGATCTTGTCCTGATTCATCTAGCGAAATTTCTCCCATATACTCGTTGTGGGCCACATTTATTGGTCTTTACATTGCCAATTATGTAGTGGAGAGATCAACAGG GTGGGCTCTGACACACCCTCTTTCAGTCGAGAAATGTGAGAAGTTGAAGAAGGAACAAATGAAACCAAATTTCTTAGATATGGTTCCTTGGTATTCAGG AACATCGGCTGATTTGTTTAAAACAGTGTTTGACCTCCTCGTATCAGTGACGGTATTTGTTGGCCGCTTTGACATGCGGATGCTGCAG GCTGCAATGACCAAATCTTGTGATGAAACCAAGAGGGAAGAACTTTTATATGACCACCTTGCTAACAAGGAAGACTTTTGGTTTGATTTCATGGCGGATACTGGTGATGGTGGGAATTCATCATATGCTGTTGCCAAACTTCTTGCTCAGCCTAACCTCGAAGTTGTAGTGGATGATGAATATCGACCTTTACCTCGGGGTGATGTACTGCTTATTGGAGGAGATCTTGC ATACCCCAACCCATCAGCGTTTACATATGAGAAGCGTCTCTTTTGTCCTTTTGAGTATGCGCTCCAGCCTCCCCATTGGTATAAAAATGACTCTATTGCTGTTGACAAACCTGAATTACCTGAGGGAGTGAAAGAACTAAAGGATTATGATGGTCCTCAATGTTTTCTCATCCCTGGAAACCACG ACTGGTTTGACGGACTCAATACGTTCATGAGGTATATCTGCCATAAGAGTTGGTTAGGTGGCTGGTTTATGCCCCAGAAGAAAAGCTATTTTGCCCTGCAGCTACCTGAGGGATGGTGGGTGTTTGGTTTGGATCTTGCTCTTCATGGTGATATTGATGTCGACCAGTTTAAATTTTTCTCTGAATTGGCCAAGGAGAAG GTTAAGGAGGATGATGCAGTGATCATTATAACGCATGAACCCAGCTGGCTTCTTGATTGGTATTGGAGCAGCGATACAGGGAAGAACGTGAGGCATCTGATCTGCGACGTTTTGAAACACAGGTGTAAACTTAGAATGGCAGGGGACTTGCATCACTATATGCGACATTCATGTGCTCAGTCAGATGGACCTGCCCACGTCCAACATCTTCTTGTAAATGGCTGTGGAGGAGCTTTTCTGCATCCCACCCATGTTTTCAGCAAATTTTCCAAGTTCTATGGGTCTTCGTATGTCAGCAAGGCTGCCTACCCTTCTTTTCATGATTCAAGCAAG ATAGCTTTGGGAAATATTTTGAAGTTCAGGAAAAAGAACTGGCAGTTTGATATCATTGGTGGCATTATATACTTCATCTTGGTCTTTTCATTGTTCCCTCAG TGTAAGCTAGCCCACATCTTACGAGGTGATTCGTTTTCTGGTCACCTGGAGAGTTTCTTAGGCACAGTTTGGAGCGCCTTTGTGTATGTGATGGAACAGTCTTACGTGTCTTTTACGGGTGTACTGGTTTTGCTGATCTCTGCAATCATATTCGTCCCTTCAAAATTATCTCGGAAGCGAAGGGTGATGATTGGAGTTCTTCATGTTGCTGCTCACCTGATGGCAGCTCTGATTCTCATGTTGATGTTGGAACTAGGCATAGAAATCTGTGTTCAGCACAACCTCCTTGCGAATTCTG GGTATCATACATTGTATCAGTGGTACAAATCAGTAGAAAGCGAGCATTTCCCGGACCCTACTGGCCTTCGAGTCCGTATCGAACAATGGACGTTTGGCCTTTATCCCGCATGCATCAAGTATCTTATGTCAGCATTTGATGTTCCTGAG GTGATGGCGGTTACCCGGAACAACATTTGTAAAGAAGGAATGGAATCTCTCTCTCGAAGCGGAGCTGTTATTTATTATGCTTCTGTCTTCCTTTACTTCTGGGTCTTTTCAACACCTGTGGTGTCTTTGGTGTTTGGAAGCTACTTGTATATCTGCATCAACTGGCTCCACATTCACTTCGATGAAGCTTTCTCTTCACTCCGCATTGCTAATTACAAATCTTTCACTCGTTTCCACATCAAAAAGAATAAAGACATTGAAGTGTTCACTCTAGCCGTTGATAAG GTGCCAAAAGACTGGACGCTGGACAAAGATTGGGATGCAGAGCCGAAACAGAGTGGGGTGATGAGCCATAAGAGAAAGTTTCCAAGCAAATGGTGTGCATCATCAGCGCAACAAGACCCTGTTGCTGCCGTGAAAGTTGTGGATCATTTCGTTATTTATAGATCACAGAATCAAAACGGAGAGTGTTAG
- the LOC103828822 gene encoding uncharacterized protein LOC103828822 isoform X2, whose translation MRGLKRAAVSESFSETNQSPFKNAKPVEGSLFGTQSSLSPAASLDKQRAELARKHVRALNNQFVSWVQIQLKNHPDELWEDGMNDYISHASSILEKFKDVVNWLKENKGKGENASPESRGPEKKPMAEVKNSDVKPVSNTSLFTSNNQPGLFSTNQSSSFSTSHQSGSFSTQPGVFSSTPFGLASNSQTGSFSSGQFGLAKSSPPSLFSSSQAGGISNTQPSFSFSNNQNPFSSGVSIPAKRDSPDDAEAEDEPPQPSSPSVKKTEEKGVTVVHEVKCKLYVKSNDPTDKGAWKDKGTGNLCIKCKEGVDKGTKESKPTILVRNDVGKLLLNALLYTGIKTSTQKNALVAIFHSSEDSNENVTPRTFLIRTKTAEARDKLATAIQEYAPSS comes from the exons ATGAGGGGACTCAAACGCGCCGCTGTTTCCGAATCGTTTTCCGAAACCAACCAATCGCCC TTTAAGAATGCAAAACCAGTGGAAGGGTCCTTGTTTGGTACCCAGAGTTCGTTATCGCCGGCTGCATCATTGGATAAACAGAGGGCTGAGCTAGCTAGGAAGCATGTGAGAGCTCTTAATAACCAATTTGTAAG TTGGGTGCAAATACAGCTGAAGAATCATCCTGATGAACTTTGGGAAGATGGGATGAATGACTACATCAGCCATGCTTCCAGCATTCTG GAAAAGTTCAAAGATGTTGTCAACTGgctaaaagaaaataaaggaaAGGGTGAGAATGCATCCCCTGAATCTCGTGGACCTGAGAAGAAACCTATGGCTGAAGTCAAGAATAGCGACGTCAAACCAGTTTCAAATACCAGCTTGTTTACTTCAAACAATCAACCGGGGCTCTTCTCAACCAATCAATCTTCCAGTTTTTCCACTAGTCATCAGTCTGGTTCGTTTTCAACCCAGCCTGGAGTATTCTCCAGCACTCCATTTGGTTTAGCATCCAATAGCCAAACTGGATCTTTTAGCAGTGGCCAGTTTGGTTTAGCCAAGAGCAGCCCACCTAGCCTATTTTCCAGCAGTCAAGCAGGAGGGATCTCTAATACCCAACCTTCTTTCTCATTTTCTAATAACCAAAACCCTTTTTCATCTGGAG TGTCCATACCTGCAAAGCGAGATTCTCCAGATGATGCAGAGGCTG AAGATGAACCACCTCAACCGAGCAGCCCATCTGTCAAAAAAACCGAAGAGAAGGGAGTTACTGTGGTTCATGAAGTTAAATGCAAACTCTATGTCAAG TCAAATGACCCAACAGATAAAGGTGCATGGAAAGATAAAGGAACGGGGAATCTCTGCATAAAATGCAAAGAAGGCGTCGACAAGGGGACAAAAGAATCTAAGCCTACAATTCTTGTCAGAAACGAT GTTGGGAAACTGCTTCTGAATGCTCTACTATACACTGGAATCAAGACTAGCACACAGAAGAACGCACTTGTTGCAATATTCCATTCATCG GAGGATTCCAACGAGAATGTAACACCTAGAACCTTTCTGATAAGGACAAAGACAGCAGAGGCTAGGGATAAGTTAGCAACAGCCATCCAAGAATACGCACCTTCTTCATAA
- the LOC103828822 gene encoding nuclear pore complex protein Nup50 isoform X1, with protein MRGLKRAAVSESFSETNQSPFKNAKPVEGSLFGTQSSLSPAASLDKQRAELARKHVRALNNQFVSWVQIQLKNHPDELWEDGMNDYISHASSILEKFKDVVNWLKENKGKGENASPESRGPEKKPMAEVKNSDVKPVSNTSLFTSNNQPGLFSTNQSSSFSTSHQSGSFSTQPGVFSSTPFGLASNSQTGSFSSGQFGLAKSSPPSLFSSSQAGGISNTQPSFSFSNNQNPFSSGVTPVSIPAKRDSPDDAEAEDEPPQPSSPSVKKTEEKGVTVVHEVKCKLYVKSNDPTDKGAWKDKGTGNLCIKCKEGVDKGTKESKPTILVRNDVGKLLLNALLYTGIKTSTQKNALVAIFHSSEDSNENVTPRTFLIRTKTAEARDKLATAIQEYAPSS; from the exons ATGAGGGGACTCAAACGCGCCGCTGTTTCCGAATCGTTTTCCGAAACCAACCAATCGCCC TTTAAGAATGCAAAACCAGTGGAAGGGTCCTTGTTTGGTACCCAGAGTTCGTTATCGCCGGCTGCATCATTGGATAAACAGAGGGCTGAGCTAGCTAGGAAGCATGTGAGAGCTCTTAATAACCAATTTGTAAG TTGGGTGCAAATACAGCTGAAGAATCATCCTGATGAACTTTGGGAAGATGGGATGAATGACTACATCAGCCATGCTTCCAGCATTCTG GAAAAGTTCAAAGATGTTGTCAACTGgctaaaagaaaataaaggaaAGGGTGAGAATGCATCCCCTGAATCTCGTGGACCTGAGAAGAAACCTATGGCTGAAGTCAAGAATAGCGACGTCAAACCAGTTTCAAATACCAGCTTGTTTACTTCAAACAATCAACCGGGGCTCTTCTCAACCAATCAATCTTCCAGTTTTTCCACTAGTCATCAGTCTGGTTCGTTTTCAACCCAGCCTGGAGTATTCTCCAGCACTCCATTTGGTTTAGCATCCAATAGCCAAACTGGATCTTTTAGCAGTGGCCAGTTTGGTTTAGCCAAGAGCAGCCCACCTAGCCTATTTTCCAGCAGTCAAGCAGGAGGGATCTCTAATACCCAACCTTCTTTCTCATTTTCTAATAACCAAAACCCTTTTTCATCTGGAG TTACTCCAGTGTCCATACCTGCAAAGCGAGATTCTCCAGATGATGCAGAGGCTG AAGATGAACCACCTCAACCGAGCAGCCCATCTGTCAAAAAAACCGAAGAGAAGGGAGTTACTGTGGTTCATGAAGTTAAATGCAAACTCTATGTCAAG TCAAATGACCCAACAGATAAAGGTGCATGGAAAGATAAAGGAACGGGGAATCTCTGCATAAAATGCAAAGAAGGCGTCGACAAGGGGACAAAAGAATCTAAGCCTACAATTCTTGTCAGAAACGAT GTTGGGAAACTGCTTCTGAATGCTCTACTATACACTGGAATCAAGACTAGCACACAGAAGAACGCACTTGTTGCAATATTCCATTCATCG GAGGATTCCAACGAGAATGTAACACCTAGAACCTTTCTGATAAGGACAAAGACAGCAGAGGCTAGGGATAAGTTAGCAACAGCCATCCAAGAATACGCACCTTCTTCATAA
- the LOC117127925 gene encoding uncharacterized protein LOC117127925: MTTILSAVSKLRGCVNQIENKNPSGASEQDILNQAKMLLMQDVKYSRGFKFDHVWPILKGIEKFANNNTNASRTFQEEGRNATSSPSFSIDLESSPSPGMNSFDLNMNSEETTSSLSPRPMGMKKAKKKLQSEEQFKQMMEQNDKLIKAITKGTSERNEIQRQKVKVAKMKEENKILFTYLSSITDPACRMYIENERKRILKKRTQTNQPEEHGEGSQYQNHGSQYQASQVQREQVTGEDQISPNDLEVSTPYSNYFNGMNNNFPNY, translated from the exons ATGACAACAATTTTGTCTGCTGTCTCCAAGCTAAGGGGATGTGTTAATCAAATTGAAAATAAGAATCCAAGCGGTGCTTCAGAACAAGACATT TTGAACCAAGCAAAGATGTTGCTCATGCAAGATGTCAAATACAGTAGAGGATTCAAATTCGACCATGTATGGCCCATCCTTAAAGGCATAGAAAAATTTGCAAATAACAACACCAATGCATCAAGAACATTCCAAGAAGAAGGTCGTAATGCtacatcatctccatcattttCAATTGATCTTGAGTCATCTCCATCTCCTGGTATGAATTCATTTGATTTAAATATGAATTCCGAAGAAACCACTTCTAGTTTATCTCCAAGACCGATGGGTATGAAAAAAGCTAAGAAAAAACTACAATCTGAGGAGCAGTTTAAACAAATGATGGAGCAAAATGATAAGCTTATTAAAGCTATTACTAAAGGCACATCTGAAAGAAATGAAATTCAGAGACAAAAGGTCAAGGTAGCAAAAATGAAAGAAgagaataaaatattattcacaTATTTAAGCTCTATAACTGATCCAGCTTGTCGTATGTATATTGAAAACGAGAGAAAAAGAATTTTGAAGAAAAGAACACAAACAAACCAACCTGAAGAACATGGAGAAGGCTCTCAATACCAAAATCATGGATCTCAATATCAAGCATCTCAAGTTCAAAGAGAACAAGTTACCGGAGAAGATCAAATATCACCAAATGATTTAGAAGTTTCTACTCCTTATTCTAATTATTTTAATGGGATGAATAATAATTTCCCtaattattag
- the LOC117127721 gene encoding uncharacterized protein LOC117127721, whose protein sequence is MIHVYASCGVWELVVSSGWSFNVDKKKGGRLLALELKSSLEELQKIVIEDFGFEETDADLELSYLPIGLINSSNCPPVIIGNSRQVQNFLGFCKKHQSTQLCVSYKAKQGNPNKIDIDLNKMPTDASTSEENKRNPCDIGTASNIVKGAKHNEKKKGKMKQSEVDGDDYDADKHNEKKKGKMKQDEVEGDDDDAEKINSEKENREKLAKSQVVELVKTGDLFLNKTVLKARFELCAMKHNFHYTVTNSNKSVWCIRCADKVCFWGARAECLKGSTYFIIKKYVGVHSCAPSNKTSAGRTASAKTIGNLIMHKYEGIKEGPKAKDIVQIMRNDYGCEISDSLAWDSREYAVNAVRGIPEESYGKIPKYLHMLREANPGTHSSYKTDVDGRFRYLFIAFGQSIRGFNTVMRRVIVVDGTFLKSKFKGVLLVATAIDGNSNLYPIAFGIVDSENEQSWEWFMRELKVVVADDNGLAFISDRQVSIAKALEKVYPLARHGICIHHLLNNVISYFKGKGLAGLISKASKAYRVVDFKKTFAHVCNISPAIGTYLMEADVKKWARCQFHGYRYDIRTNNPAESINSALRSPREFPVIPLLDSIREMLTRWFFKRKKLISKHTHRLTIDVEEKIDRRIGKGKTFGVYPVTDSQLLVKGDTIDSFVDLDKQTCSCGKYDLSKIPCRHAIKAGFFVGREPYTLTDFLYTTGAWREAYQESINPISVPEDGWSVPQVVENSEVLPPETRRSLGRNRKRRYETVEDKIRSSQGSQGGQSRKCSRCGLGGHNRATCKMPI, encoded by the coding sequence ATGATTCATGTCTATGCTTCATGTGGTGTTTGGGAATTGGTTGTATCTTCAGGTTGGAGTTTTAATGTTGATAAAAAGAAAGGGGGAAGGTTACTTGCTTTGGAATTGAAGTCTTCTCTGGAAGAGTTACAGAAAATTGTTATAGAGGATTTTGGTTTTGAAGAAACAGATGCTGATTTGGAGTTGAGTTACCTTCCTATTGGATTGATCAATTCATCAAATTGTCCACCAGTGATCATTGGAAACTCAAGGCAAGTTCAAAATTTTCTAGGGTTTTGTAAGAAGCATCAGTCAACTCAATTGTGTGTCAGCTATAAAGCAAAGCAAGGAAATCCAAATAAGATCGACATTGATCTTAATAAGATGCCAACTGATGCAAGTACTAGTGAAGAGAACAAGCGAAATCCTTGTGACATTGGGACCGCTTCAAATATTGTTAAGGGGGCTAAGCAtaacgagaagaagaaagggaagATGAAGCAAAGTGAAGTTGATGGAGATGATTATGATGCTGACAAGCAtaacgagaagaagaaaggaaaaatgAAGCAAGACGAGGTTgaaggagatgatgatgatgctgagAAGATCAAttctgaaaaagaaaacagagaaaaattggCAAAGAGTCAGGTGGTCGAATTGGTTAAGACGGGagatcttttcctcaacaaaacAGTTTTGAAAGCGAGGTTTGAGTTATGTGCAATGAAGCATAACTTTCACTACACAGTTACCAACTCCAATAAATCAGTTTGGTGTATTAGATGCGCTGATAAGGTGTGCTTTTGGGGTGCTCGAGCTGAGTGTTTGAAGGGCtccacatattttattattaagaagTATGTCGGTGTACATTCCTGCGCACCTTCAAACAAAACCAGTGCCGGAAGGACAGCTTCAGCGAAAACGATAGGCAATCTGATAATGCATAAATATGAAGGTATCAAGGAAGGGCCTAAAGCGAAAGATATTGTTCAGATTATGCGCAATGATTATGGATGTGAGATCTCTGATTCTTTAGCATGGGATTCCCGTGAATATGCAGTCAACGCTGTTAGAGGTATTCCAGAGGAAAGTTATGggaaaataccaaaatatttgCACATGCTGCGAGAGGCCAATCCGGGTACACATTCCTCTTACAAGACTGACGTCGATGGTAGATTTCGATATCTGTTTATAGCGTTTGGTCAATCGATCAGAGGCTTTAACACAGTCATGAGGCGTGTCATTGTTGTCGATGGAACATTCTTGAAGAGTAAATTCAAAGGGGTGCTACTGGTTGCAACTGCTATAGAtggaaattcaaatttatatcctATTGCATTTGGGATAGTAGACTCTGAGAATGAGCAGTCTTGGGAATGGTTTATGAGAGAATTAAAAGTTGTTGTTGCTGATGATAATGGTTTGGCTTTTATTTCGGATAGACAAGTGTCAATAGCGAAGGCACTGGAGAAAGTGTATCCGCTAGCGAGACATGGTATCTGTATTCATCATTTGTTGAATAATGTGATATCATATTTCAAGGGGAAGGGATTAGCTGGGTTGATTTCTAAGGCTTCAAAGGCTTATAGAGTGGTTGATTTCAAGAAGACGTTTGCTCATGTTTGCAATATCAGTCCAGCAATTGGAACGTATCTTATGGAAGCAGATGTCAAAAAGTGGGCTAGATGTCAATTTCATGGATACAGGTATGACATTAGGACAAACAATCCTGCAGAGTCGATAAATTCTGCGTTGCGTTCGCCGAGAGAGTTTCCCGTAATTCCTTTGTTGGACAGTATTAGAGAAATGCTGACACGTTGGTTTTTTAAGCGTAAGAAGTTGATTTCAAAGCACACCCACCGTTTGACCATAGATGTGGAGGAAAAGATTGATAGGAGAATTGGAAAGGGGAAAACTTTCGGAGTTTACCCTGTAACCGATAGCCAGCTGCTTGTTAAAGGCGATACAATTGACTCCTTTGTTGATTTGGACAAACAGACTTGTTCTTGTGGGAAGTACGACCTCTCGAAAATCCCTTGTAGACACGCAATAAAAGCTGGTTTCTTTGTTGGTAGAGAACCATATACATTGACTGATTTTTTGTATACCACGGGAGCTTGGAGAGAAGCTTATCAAGAAAGCATAAATCCCATTTCAGTTCCTGAAGATGGTTGGTCTGTCCCACAAGTTGTGGAAAATTCTGAAGTGCTACCGCCTGAGACAAGAAGATCTCTTGGAAGAAATAGAAAACGCAGATATGAAACTGTTGAAGACAAAATCCGATCATCACAAGGATCACAGGGGGGTCAGTCTCGTAAGTGCAGTAGATGTGGTCTTGGTGGTCATAATAGAGCAACTTGCAAGATGCCAATATAG